From one Candidatus Nitrosocosmicus arcticus genomic stretch:
- a CDS encoding 7-cyano-7-deazaguanine synthase, with the protein MKEKSSSIHNFSEAVCIFSGGLDSISTAAYLKKMGLELYLISFDYGQRASNELLVAKRFSKLLKSKKHEIINISFLKTLLGKTNILTGSRSKIPSTFDYSIVVPLRNTIFLTLASVWATSLNIPLVIYGAHSGDTRYPDCRPSFTRSLEKLLYLSEIDGIKMGIRKKLHIWSPAMDNLSKTELLLIGYEILGDKIFQSWSCYLGSTDKKTNLSKHCGICESCMNRKQAILNAGLEDKTNYVSH; encoded by the coding sequence TTGAAAGAAAAATCTAGTTCCATTCATAATTTTTCTGAGGCTGTTTGCATATTTAGTGGTGGTTTGGATTCTATCAGCACAGCTGCGTATCTAAAAAAAATGGGATTAGAATTGTATTTGATTTCTTTTGATTATGGACAACGTGCATCCAATGAATTGCTCGTTGCAAAGCGCTTTTCAAAATTATTAAAGAGTAAAAAACACGAAATAATTAACATATCGTTTCTAAAAACCTTGCTTGGGAAAACAAATATTCTGACCGGATCTAGATCCAAAATTCCATCAACTTTTGACTATAGTATTGTTGTACCTTTAAGAAATACTATTTTCTTAACTCTTGCTTCTGTATGGGCAACTTCTTTAAATATTCCTCTAGTAATATACGGTGCTCATTCGGGAGATACTCGATATCCTGATTGCCGTCCTTCTTTTACACGTTCTCTAGAAAAATTACTTTATCTGTCTGAAATTGATGGAATTAAAATGGGGATAAGAAAAAAGCTTCATATTTGGTCTCCCGCCATGGATAACTTAAGTAAAACTGAATTGCTTTTGATAGGCTATGAAATATTGGGCGACAAGATTTTTCAATCTTGGAGCTGTTATTTGGGATCTACCGATAAAAAAACTAACCTTTCAAAACATTGTGGGATTTGTGAGTCTTGCATGAATCGAAAACAGGCGATTCTGAATGCTGGTTTGGAGGATAAAACAAATTATGTCAGTCATTAA
- a CDS encoding zinc ribbon domain-containing protein — MKIFNGRLATEDYMSTHSLTFSTPEMTLKKFALWLGEQITDSKTDTPTPRLLIYLVEKSESKTGMSFPPSRYLPDVDETFKPTGAIADFYSTQHENPSNTKQSGDIEKKYCINCGGTIKNSSKFCNKCGYVQE; from the coding sequence ATGAAAATCTTTAATGGGCGATTGGCTACTGAAGATTACATGTCCACCCATTCCCTAACCTTTTCCACGCCTGAAATGACACTAAAAAAATTTGCGCTTTGGTTGGGTGAACAAATCACAGATTCGAAAACCGATACACCTACTCCTCGTTTACTTATATACTTGGTAGAAAAATCTGAATCAAAGACCGGGATGTCGTTTCCTCCTTCTAGATACCTTCCGGACGTAGATGAGACGTTTAAACCCACTGGTGCTATCGCAGATTTTTACTCTACCCAGCATGAAAACCCTTCAAACACTAAACAATCTGGAGATATTGAAAAAAAATACTGTATTAATTGCGGTGGTACAATCAAAAATTCTTCCAAATTTTGTAATAAGTGTGGATATGTTCAGGAGTAA
- a CDS encoding cytosine permease has protein sequence MKFLENNSDFGINPLDKKYKILSGKNFFVLWSSLGIGLLVISAGSFISSSNLAEAIIAIVVGSVVGSVLLALAGKIGSDHSIPSIVSMRPAFGLHGSYFLTILNIFQLIGWSTFEITILSKAANIFSNGYIDFYIWSIVFGTVIILFCILGPLKIIKQWLTRFAVWVVYGSTIIMLINIILGANNLDTANIINSGSSDFSFFNSLDLVIAMPLSWLPLVADYNRFAKKSKNAFFGTFIGFSITNCLFYVIGLLLGISDIFAILLAIQTFFYGFILLVLIVDEVDNVFANIFSSAMSFKNIYNKINYKYLVVFFTIVGVVLSNLIPIYQYENFLLIIGALFAPLFAIVLTDYYIIRKGQISVEEFYEKNNKFKISAFFSFFVGSITYFILSPISLLHVEDFALNIGSTIPSIAISILVFLVIELLIKKVKLKNKEDSTDKKIE, from the coding sequence GTGAAATTTTTAGAAAACAATTCAGATTTTGGGATAAATCCATTAGATAAGAAATACAAGATATTATCAGGCAAAAATTTTTTTGTATTATGGTCTAGTTTAGGCATCGGACTACTGGTAATTTCTGCAGGGTCATTTATCTCCTCTTCAAATTTAGCAGAAGCAATTATTGCAATAGTTGTAGGATCGGTTGTAGGCTCTGTTTTATTAGCCCTAGCAGGCAAAATAGGTAGTGACCATTCAATTCCTTCAATAGTAAGCATGAGACCAGCCTTTGGTCTACATGGCTCGTATTTTCTTACAATCTTAAATATCTTTCAATTAATAGGCTGGTCGACTTTTGAGATAACAATATTATCAAAAGCCGCAAATATTTTTAGTAATGGATATATTGATTTTTATATTTGGTCAATCGTTTTTGGAACAGTAATCATCCTCTTCTGCATTTTGGGACCTTTGAAAATAATTAAACAATGGCTCACCAGGTTTGCGGTCTGGGTCGTATACGGTTCAACAATCATCATGCTCATAAATATAATATTAGGCGCCAATAATCTAGATACAGCCAATATAATAAATTCAGGTTCTAGCGATTTTAGTTTTTTTAATTCTCTAGATTTAGTCATTGCGATGCCGTTATCATGGCTACCTCTGGTCGCAGATTACAATAGGTTTGCTAAAAAAAGCAAAAATGCTTTTTTTGGAACATTTATTGGATTTTCAATTACAAACTGTCTTTTTTATGTAATTGGGCTATTATTAGGCATTAGTGACATATTTGCAATACTACTTGCAATTCAGACCTTCTTTTACGGATTTATCCTGCTGGTATTAATCGTTGATGAAGTAGATAACGTTTTTGCGAATATTTTCTCATCTGCAATGTCATTTAAGAACATATATAACAAAATAAATTACAAATATCTTGTTGTTTTTTTCACAATAGTAGGAGTAGTTCTGTCCAATTTAATTCCAATTTATCAATATGAAAACTTTTTGTTGATAATAGGAGCACTGTTTGCCCCTCTATTTGCAATTGTTTTGACGGATTATTACATCATAAGGAAAGGGCAAATATCTGTCGAGGAATTCTATGAAAAAAACAACAAGTTCAAAATATCAGCCTTTTTTTCATTTTTCGTTGGAAGTATTACTTACTTTATTCTCTCCCCTATTTCTTTACTTCATGTTGAGGATTTTGCACTAAATATAGGTTCAACGATTCCAAGTATAGCAATTTCGATTTTGGTCTTCTTAGTGATAGAACTTTTAATAAAAAAAGTTAAATTAAAAAATAAAGAAGATTCTACAGATAAGAAAATTGAGTAA
- a CDS encoding NAD(P)/FAD-dependent oxidoreductase — translation MSASKKKIVILGAGYAGIFLSTNLSSKLDKDSNEIILIDRNNYHQLMQEIHLVASGFRTAEQLKIPISSLIQGKNVHFIQDDIKRIVPDKSLISLNSGDIKYDELIVCLGSSTKYFNIPGADKYTLPIRSIYDASIIHDHISKIISEENKKHNIVIVGAGATGVSLGSSLAEMINASPNKSNIKVNIIEATSTILPGWDIRVKNKTEEILKVKGIRIFHNSLVERVEEHTLFLKDGLEINSSLIIWTAGVRGYNIDIEPTIDKTNDGRIIVNEYCQTNQYKNIYSIGDLAAMKNTKGALYPPLAQIAVRQARYLADNIAEYHIEGNNPKEKFDYEIKAQIISVGSDEYVGLLNNYVVSGDLAKMIDEFTKQTYMKSLKTGGKNISVNLYENDFFSQVMAGITFAGFTFFKGLEKLEKLA, via the coding sequence ATGTCGGCGTCGAAAAAGAAAATAGTAATCCTAGGTGCAGGCTATGCGGGAATCTTTCTTAGTACTAACCTTTCATCAAAATTAGACAAGGATTCAAATGAAATAATACTAATAGATAGAAACAATTATCATCAGCTGATGCAAGAAATACATCTAGTAGCATCCGGTTTTAGAACTGCAGAACAATTGAAAATTCCAATCTCATCCTTAATTCAGGGTAAAAACGTACATTTTATTCAAGACGATATAAAGAGAATAGTTCCGGACAAGAGTCTTATATCTTTGAATTCAGGAGATATCAAATATGATGAATTGATAGTATGTTTGGGGTCTTCCACAAAATACTTCAATATACCAGGTGCTGATAAATACACCCTTCCTATTAGATCAATATATGATGCTTCAATTATTCATGATCACATTTCAAAAATAATTAGTGAAGAAAATAAAAAACACAATATAGTAATAGTAGGAGCAGGGGCCACAGGTGTAAGCCTTGGGAGCTCCTTGGCAGAGATGATAAATGCTTCACCAAATAAAAGCAATATTAAAGTAAACATAATCGAAGCCACCTCAACTATTTTACCTGGATGGGATATCAGAGTCAAAAATAAAACTGAAGAGATTTTAAAAGTCAAAGGTATAAGGATTTTCCATAACTCACTTGTGGAAAGAGTTGAAGAACATACTCTATTTCTTAAGGATGGTCTAGAGATTAATTCTTCATTAATAATATGGACAGCAGGAGTAAGGGGATATAATATAGACATAGAGCCTACAATCGACAAGACCAATGATGGCAGAATAATAGTTAATGAATATTGCCAAACTAATCAGTATAAGAACATCTATTCGATTGGTGATTTGGCAGCGATGAAAAACACTAAAGGGGCATTATATCCTCCATTAGCACAAATCGCAGTAAGACAAGCACGTTATTTGGCAGACAACATCGCAGAATACCACATCGAAGGAAACAATCCAAAAGAAAAATTTGATTATGAAATAAAAGCTCAAATAATTTCTGTAGGTAGTGATGAATATGTTGGCTTGTTAAATAATTATGTAGTGAGTGGAGATCTTGCAAAGATGATTGATGAATTTACCAAACAAACTTACATGAAATCGTTGAAGACCGGAGGGAAAAATATATCTGTCAATTTATATGAAAATGACTTTTTTTCGCAAGTAATGGCAGGTATAACCTTTGCTGGATTCACATTCTTTAAAGGTTTAGAAAAATTGGAAAAATTGGCATAA
- a CDS encoding metal ABC transporter permease, with the protein MIDLLLPFQYEFFIKGIIVSVLLGGVCGLAGVYIILRGLSYVGHGLSHAAFGGAIVGNIAGLNYYVGAIIWSYLASFVIYEISKRNKIKPDAAIGLVTTAIFAFGVLLVSMTNRYTRNFESLLFGNILAITEQDLYIIVSVTILSGAFFFLLHKRLVFSFFDNESAKISGIKTSYIELLFSFVLATIIIVSMSSIGVTLLASVIVGPAISARLLSNNFSNVVFLSIIIGSVASFSGMYASFFLDSSSGPTIVMFITLGFGITALYAVFKKIYHSHSHGGLSHSHPHLHTDEHRHEHEHKHP; encoded by the coding sequence ATGATTGATCTTCTGTTACCATTTCAATATGAATTTTTTATAAAGGGAATTATAGTTTCAGTTTTGCTTGGGGGTGTTTGTGGCTTAGCTGGAGTATATATTATTTTAAGAGGACTAAGCTATGTCGGTCATGGACTTTCACATGCTGCTTTTGGAGGAGCAATAGTAGGAAATATTGCAGGTTTGAACTACTATGTTGGAGCAATTATTTGGAGCTACTTGGCCTCTTTTGTGATCTATGAAATAAGTAAGAGAAACAAAATTAAACCTGATGCTGCAATAGGGCTGGTTACCACCGCTATTTTTGCCTTTGGAGTGTTACTAGTAAGTATGACAAATAGGTATACGAGGAATTTCGAATCTCTTTTATTTGGAAATATTTTAGCCATTACAGAACAAGATCTTTATATTATTGTTTCAGTAACAATACTTTCAGGTGCCTTCTTTTTTTTACTCCATAAGCGCTTAGTTTTTTCCTTTTTTGATAACGAAAGTGCTAAAATAAGCGGGATTAAGACGTCATATATCGAATTACTTTTTTCATTTGTCCTGGCTACCATAATTATTGTTTCAATGTCATCAATTGGAGTAACATTACTCGCATCAGTAATAGTAGGTCCAGCCATTTCTGCTAGACTGTTATCAAATAATTTTTCAAATGTTGTATTTCTATCTATTATCATAGGATCGGTTGCATCTTTTTCTGGCATGTATGCTAGTTTCTTTTTGGATTCTTCATCCGGTCCTACCATCGTCATGTTTATTACTTTGGGCTTTGGAATAACGGCTTTATATGCTGTCTTTAAGAAAATATATCATTCTCATAGCCATGGTGGCTTGTCTCACTCACATCCCCACTTACATACCGATGAACATCGACATGAACATGAACATAAACATCCCTAA
- a CDS encoding metal ABC transporter ATP-binding protein, whose protein sequence is MSIPKGRFVSIVGPSGSGKTTLLKLICGIYEPWNGDIEYICNDCDSIFYYPSVGYVPQIETIDWNFPVSVQEVIAMGSWSYKSYLPWIDKKLKNQIKDTLKILGLSGYEKRHIRALSGGEQQRVFLGRALIRNPDVLILDEPTTGLDYVSREKIFDILKTLNNNGMTVILSTHDITHIANRSPWVICFNKYVIAEGHPQDVLKEDNLLKTYGLSGYKIK, encoded by the coding sequence TTGTCTATACCAAAAGGTCGATTTGTTTCTATAGTAGGTCCTAGTGGATCTGGAAAAACTACTTTATTAAAACTAATATGTGGAATTTACGAACCATGGAATGGAGATATTGAGTACATTTGCAATGACTGCGATTCCATTTTCTATTATCCTTCTGTTGGATATGTTCCACAGATAGAAACTATTGATTGGAATTTTCCAGTTTCTGTACAAGAAGTCATAGCAATGGGATCATGGAGCTACAAAAGTTACCTTCCATGGATAGATAAAAAATTGAAAAACCAAATCAAAGATACATTGAAAATATTAGGATTGAGTGGCTACGAAAAACGACACATACGTGCACTTTCTGGAGGAGAGCAACAACGTGTCTTTTTGGGCAGGGCATTGATTAGAAACCCTGATGTTCTTATTTTGGATGAGCCAACAACGGGTCTAGATTATGTTTCAAGGGAAAAAATATTTGATATATTAAAAACACTCAATAACAATGGAATGACTGTAATTTTGTCTACCCATGATATAACTCATATTGCTAATCGTTCTCCTTGGGTTATTTGTTTTAATAAATATGTAATCGCTGAAGGTCATCCACAAGATGTTCTTAAAGAAGATAACCTTCTAAAAACATATGGACTTTCAGGTTACAAAATAAAATAA
- a CDS encoding metal ABC transporter substrate-binding protein produces MSENFFNNTKIMFVVTFTILLSLFAVISTSIDNNLNPVYAPANKTLSVITSVSPITNIVKNIAGDKISLTGLVPEGVNSHTFEPVPSDIIKLSSADLVIINGLFLEDNMEKVVNESLKNKPDIQLLKLADNTVNSTGWIFDFSFPRELGHPNPHLWLNPVNAMKFANLTKDKLIEMDPNNTAHYTENAEKYIALLKQLDEGIKEAVQSISPENRKLITYHDSWAYFAPRYNITVIGAVQPSDFSEPSPLDIAKLIDQIKAEKIPAIFASEVFSNRITDQIAEEAGVDIVQTLRDDSLPGNLTSPNHTYVGMMLDNMEHMINPLGGNTSSLININPENTYIP; encoded by the coding sequence ATGTCAGAAAATTTTTTTAATAACACCAAAATAATGTTTGTAGTTACGTTTACAATACTTTTGTCTTTATTTGCGGTGATCTCCACAAGCATTGATAATAATCTAAATCCGGTTTATGCTCCTGCTAATAAAACATTGAGCGTTATTACATCTGTATCTCCAATAACCAATATTGTTAAAAATATAGCAGGAGACAAAATAAGCCTGACTGGTTTGGTCCCAGAGGGTGTAAATTCACATACCTTTGAACCAGTTCCATCTGATATAATAAAATTAAGCAGTGCAGATCTTGTTATCATTAACGGATTATTTCTAGAGGACAATATGGAAAAAGTTGTAAATGAGTCACTTAAGAACAAGCCAGACATTCAGTTGTTAAAGCTTGCAGATAATACTGTTAATTCGACAGGTTGGATATTTGATTTTAGTTTTCCTAGGGAACTGGGTCATCCTAATCCTCATTTATGGTTAAATCCGGTAAATGCTATGAAGTTTGCTAATTTAACTAAAGATAAATTAATCGAGATGGATCCAAATAATACTGCTCATTATACAGAGAACGCTGAAAAGTACATTGCTTTACTAAAACAGCTAGATGAAGGAATAAAAGAAGCCGTACAAAGTATATCGCCAGAAAATAGAAAATTGATAACTTATCATGATTCATGGGCGTATTTTGCACCAAGATATAACATAACCGTGATAGGTGCTGTGCAACCATCAGATTTCTCAGAACCATCACCTCTTGATATAGCCAAATTAATTGATCAAATTAAGGCTGAAAAGATACCGGCTATCTTTGCCTCAGAGGTCTTTTCAAATAGAATTACTGATCAAATAGCTGAAGAAGCTGGTGTAGATATAGTACAGACCTTGAGAGATGATTCACTTCCTGGTAATTTAACAAGTCCTAACCATACGTATGTAGGAATGATGCTTGATAATATGGAGCACATGATAAACCCGTTAGGGGGAAATACTAGTAGTCTGATTAACATAAATCCTGAAAATACATACATACCATAA
- a CDS encoding urease accessory protein UreD has protein sequence MSSYNLSYCTPENIPDEILDYDNPLEQLAVGQSGKLGVLQLGLEHDPDSHKTSIKHQYYKVPLCIKRALYLEETFPEMAYVYIISPSGGILQGDRYRIDITLTNSAKSHVTTQSATRIYRMNKNFGSQIINLNVDKDCYLEYIPDQIIPFRDSRFYQVSNIKVHDEATCIYSEILTPGRVASNESFEYDICYMKVKSVNQEDKLRLIDVAKIEPKVENIRSFGILNNYEILGNVYILTPKEKVNTIQNEILEILSGTKKAIGGCTKLPGENGLLIRLLGSFVYDIRDIIYSIVRIVRRNVLNVSFSGIRKA, from the coding sequence ATGAGTTCGTATAATCTTTCTTATTGTACTCCTGAAAATATTCCTGATGAAATTTTAGATTATGATAATCCGTTGGAACAATTGGCTGTTGGACAGTCAGGTAAATTAGGTGTTTTACAACTGGGTCTGGAACATGATCCAGATAGTCATAAAACATCCATAAAACACCAATATTACAAGGTTCCTTTATGCATAAAACGTGCCCTTTATCTTGAAGAGACATTTCCAGAGATGGCTTATGTTTATATTATTTCCCCATCTGGAGGCATTTTGCAAGGTGATAGGTATAGAATTGACATTACACTTACTAATTCAGCTAAATCACATGTTACTACTCAAAGTGCTACTAGAATATACAGGATGAATAAAAACTTTGGATCTCAAATAATAAATTTGAATGTTGATAAAGATTGTTACTTAGAATATATACCTGATCAAATAATACCATTTAGAGATTCTAGATTCTATCAGGTTTCAAATATTAAGGTTCATGATGAAGCTACCTGTATTTATTCTGAAATATTAACACCTGGTAGGGTTGCTAGCAATGAATCTTTTGAATATGATATATGCTATATGAAAGTCAAGTCAGTAAATCAAGAGGATAAATTGAGATTAATTGATGTAGCAAAAATAGAGCCCAAGGTGGAAAATATACGATCTTTTGGGATATTAAATAATTATGAAATACTGGGGAATGTTTATATTCTAACCCCTAAGGAGAAAGTAAACACCATCCAAAATGAAATACTAGAAATATTATCTGGAACAAAAAAAGCTATTGGTGGATGTACAAAATTGCCAGGCGAAAATGGTTTATTAATCCGGTTATTAGGCTCATTTGTTTATGATATCCGTGACATAATTTATTCTATAGTTAGAATAGTAAGGAGAAATGTTCTAAATGTTTCATTTAGTGGAATCAGAAAGGCCTAA
- the ureG gene encoding urease accessory protein UreG, giving the protein MAVSRIPRIGIGGPVGSGKTMLIEQLVPILKNDGYNVGIISNDVVSREDADRMRKNLATEKGLMPEDLVIGIATGGCPHTAVREDPSINISVVEEMESKHPDLDLIIIESGGDNITTTFSPALADYFIYIIDVSGGDKYPRKRGLGIETSDLLVINKIDIASFIGANLSIMERDAKIVRNDRPYVFVNSKTGQGVKTVAEQIVKDLLFDAPPKSVAIN; this is encoded by the coding sequence ATGGCAGTTTCAAGAATTCCACGTATAGGCATAGGAGGACCTGTTGGATCAGGAAAAACCATGTTAATCGAACAATTAGTTCCTATTTTAAAGAATGATGGATATAATGTTGGAATTATTTCTAACGATGTTGTTTCTAGAGAAGATGCCGATAGAATGAGAAAAAACCTTGCCACCGAAAAAGGGCTAATGCCGGAGGATCTAGTAATAGGCATTGCCACCGGAGGTTGCCCTCATACTGCAGTGAGAGAAGATCCTTCAATTAATATATCTGTTGTAGAGGAGATGGAATCCAAACATCCCGATCTTGATTTAATAATTATTGAAAGTGGGGGCGATAACATTACAACCACCTTCAGTCCTGCGTTGGCCGACTATTTTATTTATATCATCGATGTTTCTGGAGGGGATAAATATCCAAGAAAGCGTGGACTTGGAATCGAAACATCTGATTTATTGGTAATCAACAAGATAGATATTGCTTCTTTCATAGGTGCCAACCTAAGCATCATGGAGCGAGACGCCAAAATTGTTCGAAATGATAGACCATATGTTTTTGTTAACAGCAAAACAGGTCAGGGTGTTAAAACCGTGGCAGAACAAATCGTAAAGGACTTGTTATTTGATGCACCTCCTAAATCAGTTGCCATCAATTAA
- a CDS encoding urease accessory protein UreF, with protein MHTDKDNESTTPSTADLSFLQLSDSFFPTGLYTTSNGLELLFYDKNRKLTYGEISDFIKAYLVQQIGPTDCCVVGNVYDSIQKKDFMSLLELDNTYYFMRLVDETRSASTRSGIQFLRCVSAFIHNDEYLDFYSKNIKSGHAKGVYPLSYALGCNSMKITKERAGLMLLYGFVVSVIGASLRLGILQHIEGQMLIDEMKPVILSTVKKNINRPLDSMWQFIPQLDIIQMHHEQMDSKMFIT; from the coding sequence ATGCACACTGATAAGGATAATGAATCCACCACACCATCCACTGCGGATTTAAGTTTTTTACAATTATCTGATTCTTTTTTTCCGACCGGTTTGTATACCACTTCAAATGGCCTGGAATTATTATTCTATGATAAAAACAGAAAGCTAACATACGGCGAGATTTCGGATTTTATCAAAGCTTACCTTGTACAACAAATAGGACCTACTGATTGCTGTGTTGTAGGTAATGTGTATGATAGTATTCAAAAGAAAGACTTTATGTCGTTATTAGAATTGGATAATACATATTATTTTATGAGGCTGGTAGATGAAACTCGTTCGGCTTCAACAAGATCAGGAATTCAGTTCCTAAGATGTGTTTCTGCATTTATTCATAACGATGAATATTTGGATTTCTATTCAAAAAATATTAAAAGCGGTCATGCAAAGGGTGTTTATCCTTTATCATACGCCTTAGGATGTAATTCTATGAAAATAACTAAAGAGCGAGCTGGTTTGATGTTGCTATATGGGTTTGTTGTTAGTGTAATTGGAGCATCTCTTAGATTGGGTATTCTTCAGCATATTGAAGGGCAGATGCTTATAGATGAGATGAAACCAGTGATTCTATCAACGGTGAAAAAAAATATTAATAGACCTCTGGATAGTATGTGGCAATTTATTCCTCAACTTGATATAATTCAAATGCATCATGAACAGATGGATTCAAAAATGTTTATTACTTGA
- a CDS encoding urease accessory protein UreE produces MLTITTVIGNIKKDPQLHQKYEESVKKNTVENVVIQRSETEKVRMRKFSDKETDIGFILPSRTHLKDGDVVFLDDTKMIVIKLSPELVAILNIKKNHLHNRHHEHDNDDELTNVAIKVGHTIGNLHRPLKIENRDIVFPIQSPDEINLFLRLLSDLKDYIEIRSEQLIFEPDQGFDIHAH; encoded by the coding sequence ATGTTAACCATTACAACTGTTATAGGAAATATAAAGAAGGATCCACAATTACATCAAAAATATGAAGAGTCGGTTAAAAAAAATACCGTCGAGAATGTAGTAATTCAGAGATCTGAAACCGAGAAGGTTAGAATGAGAAAGTTTTCAGACAAAGAGACCGATATCGGATTTATTTTGCCTTCTAGAACCCATCTTAAAGACGGTGATGTAGTTTTTCTTGATGATACTAAAATGATAGTCATAAAATTATCTCCTGAGCTTGTGGCCATATTGAATATTAAAAAAAACCATTTACACAATCGTCATCATGAGCATGACAATGATGATGAACTCACTAACGTGGCAATAAAAGTAGGACATACTATTGGAAACTTACATAGGCCATTAAAAATCGAAAATCGTGATATCGTTTTTCCTATTCAAAGTCCAGATGAAATAAATCTTTTCTTGAGATTATTGTCAGATTTAAAAGACTATATAGAAATTCGCTCAGAGCAACTCATTTTCGAGCCTGATCAGGGATTTGATATTCATGCACACTGA